CTGTCATACTGAGACACAGTGACTCCAGTGTGGGATTGATCTCCAAGTCAGTCCCTGGAACTTGGCACTCTGAGGGAAAACATCAGACATTAACCACAGCGCAGCTACATGCGTTCGGCTGCTCCAGTACAGAGTTAggtctatatctatatattactctttaaaatattatatacatatacatatacatatatatagtattgccattgtgcatttattattattattattattattattattattattaaaaaaacaacccagcataaaacaaagaaaaaaacaaactgttgtcttatttctggattaatattgttgccccttTATAgtcttatatttattttttacagaattaCACAGATAAACCAACTGCTAattcacaatggagtcagtttattacctCACCTCAATGCTTTTCAAATTATATTGCATATTTtgttatcagtttcctttaaaaagGGTATGCTTTACTGGTGTTTTTTATTgccgtttaaaataaataatttgctttttaatctagatgattattattattattattattattattattattattattattattattattagtagtagtagtacacaTTTTAACCAATAGAACACCATTGGAGAAGATGGCAGAGCTGTGTTCTGTGACTCACCAGGCTGTTGGAACATAAGCATGGCTTGTGGAGAAGTGTGGACGGGCAGCGAGTGTGTCCTCTGGACTGAGCTGCGGCTCTGGCTGGGCATGCTGTTACTGCCCCCGGGGTTAGCAAACCACAGGCTCTGCAGGGGGAATCAGCAGGGTTAGTGTGCCGTGTCACGGTAAACTAAGGATGCTTCACACAAGGCAATCTTTAGCGATTACTACTGATCTATTACAATTGTGGGATTCAATACGGACAGGGAGTTGTGAGTGCTGTCTATCTTTTCAGTATGTTAGTCAGGATGATGCGATCAGTATTGAAAGAGGATATGGTTTAAAGATGGGGCTCACAATAAAGCAAATGCAAAGTAGCAAAGATTAGGGTCTACATAGGCAACTGCCGAGTACGTGTTTGCAAATATACTTTATGGTAGATGAaacaattttgtaaaaatgtcacttttcggGCCATCACTTGCAGGCATTCATAGATCCTTGTCCTTGATGCCTTTAAATGTTTGCTAATGTGACCAGACACCCCTTGATGGAATTATACCCTTGTGTTGAGCCAGGATAGACATTATTCCTCAACATTCACTTCTGGAAACTGAATCCTTCACTGACCTGCCTGCCCTGACCCCCTAGCGCCGGGCTGGTGAGGGTGTGTCTGGGGGAGGCCCCACCAATGCCCGCTGGACTCAGCAGCCCCATGCGGCTGGGGGGCAGCCCTCGAGGGGGCATCTGGAACTGCCTCTGCCCCCGACGGCCAAGCCCGGCTCCCACAGAGCCTGCTGTGGGGAGGGAGTTCGACCCATATGCCCAGCTGCAAAAAGAGAAAGATTTTAAATTAAGCTGACAGACAGGTGTCTTCGTAGATCTCCGGTACTAAAGaaacttagtttaaaaaaaataaaaagacagacaaatgtttataaaaatatgCAATGGTGGAAAAGTGCCTAAAACAACTAAGCTTGGCAAGTGACAACTATAGACCATTTATAACAAATACCCTGCTAACCCACGAAGgagccagagccaatgtgactcTCCATGTGGAATTCCTGTGAAGATCGGCAACttagcacagccaggatgcaaatcTGCCTCTGCTAATTGCATGACTCACTATGCACAACATGCAGGCTTTACCACTCAGGGACTCAGAGTTTCaattgtttggcttttttttaaaatgcggTTCAGTACATTCTGGTTCAGAACCTACAGGTGCATGCCAGTGAACTGGTTTGAAATGTAAAGCACTCCTCACCCTTTCTGTCGGTAACCTGGCATGTCAAGCATGGTCTTCCGGGGGAACATTCTCAGCAGCTTCAGCACTTGCTGCTTCCAGGAGACCAGCCTCTTTTTCTGGGTTTCTGTGAACGCCTGAGGGGGAAACCGTCAAAACGCATCAGATACAGTAAAAACAAGCAAGCCGGTGAAACCTCCCAAACCCTTACAAAagacattgcttaaagaaaaagaTCTAGCAGATCTGTGATTATCATGATTACTTCTTTGGCTGTGCTAGCCAGCAAGTTAATACATTAACACAGAGCTAACCAACATATGGCTCACTGAGCTCTACAAAGGGTATTTTGATTTAGCAGCTGGAAATTAATAATACCCACCTCATGTGTTAGACACTTTTCAATGAGCTGCAGGTAGCAGCTTATGTTTTCTTCATCCGGTCTCGAAACTAGAAGCTGAGTGCAGACTGGAAAAACGATTACAAAGAATCAAAAACCCCACTCATAACAGGTGGTGAAATGATAATCGCAGGCAGCCACGCAAACGAGAACCCTCGTTATTTTGATACCAGCACAATTAGTTTAAACTCATTTTCGAATCAAGGATCAAGGTACAGTCGCTAACCTGGCCACCTTGACTGCATGTGTGTTCCCTATAAATCACAATTTGCCCTGTTTACTAACTATCCTAGCGAATGTCCCTTTTCCCAGTTCTGAGCTCCAACACAGCTTAGAATTGTGCAACTGAGTCGACAAGAACTAGGTTACAACAAGGACCTGGACGGAAGATGAGAGCCAGGAAGACGATACACATTAGCCCAGTGCTGTTTGAGGAGAACAGTTATAAAGTCAGCTTTGCTCACCTTTTCCCATGACTCTAGTAAACTGACCCGCAATGTCTCCCTCATGGATGGGCGCTGCTGACGGTTCTGCGTCACAGGGAGAGGGATTTTGGGATTGGAAGCCCTCTGTGGCCTGGTCCTTGTCCTCCCCCTGCTTGCCTCCCTTCTGAGGTGCTTGGGAGGCGGAGTCAGCCTCTTTCTGAGATGCCTGTGGCGTGCTATGCACTTTGATGGGCGTGATGATGATCTGTTGAAGCTCCTGCAGTGCGTTTCGTAGGTTCCCTCCCTCCAGAATGTCCTGTAGAGTCATAACAACCCATAAGATCATGAAGtcacttattcaccagtcacCAACTTGCATTGCAAGGGAGTGGATTCAACCATAATTTTATGTAAAAAAGTCTGAAAACTCCAAAAGTATCAgtcacgtgtttctggcaattgCCAGGCAGGCTAGAGTTAGCTGTCCCGGCATTTCTAGGACCTATTCCTTAGCTACCATTTTCAGCATGTTAACAGCTGACTGTTGAGAACcagaaccaacaaagtacaacaAACTCAAGCTGTGCTCCAAAACAGCTCTGCGTATTCTTTACGCATACTTGCGTAATTCGTATTTTTTCAATAGGTAAAACACCCTGTACAAAGCTCAACTGGAGCTGTCTTCTTCACAAAGAGAGTAAGGAATGGGTTAcatagtcatgttgttgatgctgaatcacttggatcctgtAAGACTTATATGACTTGTATCCTTTAAGATAACAAAAcattctgagatcaatcagctaccagaCGAGTATAGACGGCCTCATCTCATTCGTAAATGTTCCTGTTATAACTTTTTGTGTCCTGATTGCCTGTCTAAAGCATTATCGATAAtcatattactattattattattgtgtctcCTTCTATATCAGAAGagcagtgacattttaaaaatccagACAGCAAATAAAGGGTGAAGAAAAatagtacaaataaataataatagattgCTTCTTTCTTTATAAGAATGATTAACAccatataataaaacacacaaagttAAATCTTGAATCATTCTGACAAAATATTACACTTACCCTTTTAAATATGCCcttgaaaaagtgtttttttttttttttttttttttggtcggtGACTTTGAGgcttataaaacaataacaaaaaatgagAACAATAAAAATATGCAGCTGATCTGATCTTTTGCAtaactggggggaaaaaatgacTGTGATGTTCTGCACGCAACAAAAATAATGCACACCCTGTTAGGAGTAAGCTTAGCCCTAGAAGACACCTTTCTAACTACAAAAATCCCATTTATCTAACATGTTATTCGATCTGGCTCCAGTTACGTGACTGTCCAAGGCCTGTTGGTCTTTTCAAGGAGGAATGTGCCAAATATTTGGATTTGCAGTTCAGTCTCAAAAAGGAGAGACTGAGAGAATTAGAATACAGCTGCAGTATCCCACAGTAAAAACTTAAACCCCAAAATACACTGGTGTACGATAACTCCATTGTTCCACATCGCAGTAAGCAGACCCTGTTGATATTTTAATTTGAGATCAGCTCTTAAATCTTGTTTTAGCTTCAAagacacaagctactgtacataagGGTCATTTAcgtaaataaaaaattgtgacgATGGGGATACATATAAAAGGTAAAAATTAGCTAAGAGGTTGATTTTAGCAGATTGTTATAAATcttcaagcttttttttattaaactattgACAAAGAAAGGGCAGAAATATGCATGAACTATTTTAAACCATGTCTAAATGTGACCCTTTGGAAACTTAAAAAAACTCTGTCCATCGTAGGAATCATCAGAAAAGTTTGTCTACTTCTcgtagttttaccttagaattcagATTTGTTTCGAGGCTAtggaaaatgtttaattaaaacatatattgacAGGAAGTTAtttatagtgtttcatgaaaaggcAAAACTAATTTAACCACAACTAATCTGCAGTCTTAACACATTTTATGCAACACCTgtttaaactaatttattttctaaagagGTAGCTttacacagctgtggccaaaagttttgcatgaccctacagaattaacaaattgtgtttcataaagtcgaatgaaacctgctgaacaatgttacgttaacatattgaattacgttgCACTTTGTAGGTTTCTCTatctacttaatgaaaaactaaaaaaaaaaaatggaaaaatgtgacatttcgaaatctaacatgaaatactgtactactattaaggcTTCAAGTAGACATCTGCGACGTAATTCGTTTATTTGATTGCACGACGTTAAAATATCTAAACtataattatgttcatatagtccTTGTATGATGTTTCAATCATAAAGAATGGTTTTGGGTTCCACTGATTATCATTATCAAAGATCTGAACTGAAAAACTGGCTAGGAATTAAACAGACTTCCTCATCACAGTGTCGACTCTATGTAGTGAAGGTAGGTCCAGCAGGTGAAAGGTCATCCAGTTTGAATGGAAAAAGAAAGGTTATTCAGAGTTTTGATTATCCAGACATGTGCAAAATTAGAAAAGACAGCTCTAGAGACTCTATATTAGATAACCCAgaacaaacatcataaaacaaattaaaataattcgGACTGACTTAAGTGGATTTTTATTTtcgggatggggggggggggggggcaggggggggcaGCAGCATGTCTGAAACTTCGAGTCATTGTTTGCTTCAGCTATTTCTGTAAGTGTTTACTCGAGTAGCTCCGACATTCCTTGGTGAAACAAAAATGGCATTCACAGCAACCACTTAGCTGTCAAGAGGTTCTATAGGAAATACCTGTGGAGTTTGACGCAAGGTACATAATGTTCTCTCCAAAGAATAAACTGTTCAGCATacttttaattcattattttgctTTCCATTTAAAGCTACAGAGCCACACAGCTATGgctgaaagttttgcatcacctagaactttaggattgagaaataattaaaaaaaaaaaaaaaaaaaaaatagcactacatgaataatttttatttaatatcatgtaaaccaaagaaactacaaagtgatattgatctactggaagccataataatatataattatataataatagtagCCATAAgagatttcatgttagattttgaaatgtcacatttttcatcaAGTTCatgcaaaactaaaaagtggtatgtaattcaatatgttaacgtaacattatttcagcaggtttcattcgactttacaaagcaaaattaattaattctatagggttatGCTAAACTTTTTGGCCATTACTGTGCTATCATTCATTTTCAACATGGTTTCAGGAAGTTAAGCAATTTTGGTGGAAATCCCTTGAAACAAGCTTTTGACACAGAGAAAATTCAAAATCAAAGTTGCCTTTTTGCTAATGCACACAGCTCTTTGTTTGCAAGCACACTCTAATACCTATGGTTTACACATTATTACCACAACTGGAGCACACATCTCCCTAGAGTTTTGTCCACTTGAGAATTCCTTAATTCTTCCTTCTGTGCAGTAGGCTTGATGCAGTTTCTTTCAAAAGGTCTGAAGTTCACTGTTCAGGCAGCAACGACTGCGTGTCTTTTCAAACCCGCTTGTCACAACACACTTGGGGATTCACACCCCTACCTGCAGCAATAGGAGGTTAAAAAGGTAACGGAGGCAGTTCAAATCCGGGGGGAAAAGAATTCCTTGGATACAGCGGAATTTGTAGCTTCCCACGGAATTTGCAGTCTTCCACAGATTTgccatattctgcagctacacCGTCATTATACTTTCCATAAACAGAATGCCAGAGTGGCCTGAAATATATCACTTAGTTGTTCGGTTCTAGTTTTGTTTAGTACTTAACCCATATATTGCTTGATATGattatgtttgctttttttttataagccattattaatacaaacactaaacacacaagatGCTTCGCAGAACACTTTGCAGACTTCTACTTAAAATGTCTGCAGTTTTCTGCATATTTTCCagcagatttggactgcctctagtTATAGCTCAGTTTGCTAGCAAGTCCAGGGGAGACCTTGTATCTTAATTTGACAACAGGGTGAGGTTTAAAACTGACGAACCATCTAGTTTATTTAGTTGTTACAACGTTGAATAAAATTATAACTTCCACTTGTTTTCCAAGCTTACAGTGACTAACTGCTCCAACTCTGCCACGTGTTTTCAACTGCTGTGTACAAACGAATAAAATCATCTTTTCAAACTGTGTGGGGATTAAAGACACCCTACAGCCAGCGAGTGATAGAATGCCTTACCTTCTCCAAAGACTTCAGGACGCTCTGTCTCTCCCTCAGTTTCTGGATGCTCAGGGCAATCTTGTGTCGAGCTCCCTTTGTAACATTCTATAAAAAGGTAAGGGTCAAGCAAATTTATTAACCCCGCATCGAACAAGCGTGTAACATGCATACCCTCTGTAACGCTGTAAATACAAACAGAGCCATCTGTATCAAACAGCAAAATCCTACACTCCctaaccacagtactagcaccCGTCTACAAtaccagatttatttattatttttcttactaGGAATCAATATGCAGACGGACCTTAGACAGAACACTCTGAAACCTGATCAGGTCATTCTACATGGGCCACTTTCCTAATGTCTCCACCGCAAGCAAAACATTGTTACAACAATCATCTTCAGCAGAGGTGAAACCACTCATTGCGTATTGGACAATTCTTAACCTGAGACTTCAAAAACGGTGGCTCTTATACGCTAAATAAATGTGATAGGATTTACAGGATTTAGGATGTAATAGGATTACATCGCGTTTTTTTCAGTTGCCGTTTAATTTCATCAACGTTTAAACTTTAGTGTTAGAACAGAGCGTTGAAAGTTAACATTTTGGATCATAGCTTTAATGTATCGCTGCAGCTCTAGCCTTGAGAAGGGACACAGAtgtaagaaataataaagaagtaaaaaagaaaagatgctTCCCCAAACCTGTGACTCCAGGTGATGCTCGGTAAGTGTCATCATTTCCTCGTAGGTCATCTGTGAGAAAAGTGCTGCGTATTTATGTAGACGAAGGCTTTTAAGCCATGTAGGaacatctgaaaaataaatcGGTCAGTCATATTTCATAATAGAAAGGTGTCCGAATCCTGCTTGCCAcgaaaagtgtttttaaaaaaaaaaaaaaaaaaagaaagagattcTCTCCATGAAGAAGAAATAGAGGCTATTATTGTCATGGACAGGCTTCATCCTTACCTAGGGAAGCAAAACAGTAAATTAACAAGTACGACAAACTTACTGTTTTAATCCTGTGCAGGTAAGGCACAATCAATGCAATCAAAAGAATAATCTAACCAAGATGCACAAACTAAAGCCGAAGGAACACAAAGGCACTTTTTCAGGAATGGTGACATGAAACCTGGTTCTAGGAGACCTCGTCTGAGGCAGCTGTAtaaaaccccaagtctcccctggtgtgccatgcagtctcctgaaaccaagttccaagcgaCACAGTGGCTCTGTGCTCCCTTGGCTTTCCTGTTCTCAGGAACTCCCTGGTCTACCTCTCATCCCGCTGCCTTCCTCCTGGAAGGTGTTCCGTCCCATCCCCTGATCCTCAGTCTGCTCGCTGCCCGAGGACGCCACGCTGCTCTGAGGCGAGAGAGGCGCGTGGTCCGAGGACACATAGGACCCCCGGATGCCCAGATCCTCCTGGCTGGTCCAGTCGCCGCCTGACACCTGCAGGCTTGTGGGCACCAGGGACATGGATCTCTTCAGGGGGCTGGGGTGGATTTGGCTTGTGAGAACTGCAAAGCAACGAGGAGAAGTGAGAAAAACTGCCTTAAAAACCTGCTGTTGAATGAGATTTGGTAAATGTATTACCTGGCACTGGTGACTTTCAGTGGTGgcatatttagttttctttttgctttttttttatgtgtcaAGTTTAGGTTATGTAGATATTTCAGATCCAAATCTTACAGAAAAACACTTTGCTTTTTCTGGTTACCTAATCCCTTCCAGCGCTGTATGTACATTTCACCTTGTGACCTACAGATTATGTACCaggaaacattatttaaagatagatagatagataggtagatagatagatacagacagacagacagacagagaggacaCACACTATTACCAATATGTAGAGGTGTTAGAttccttttaatttaaacatttaaactaaaatctaaacttttaaactttaacattaaacatgtttaaactaaaCATATTTGGAAGGCTGGGAAGCACCCAGATCAACATATAACAAGCACGCCAACAGAGTTTAAAATACAGAACCACAATATTAATGTGTACAACGCAAATGAGTAAATGCAACAAactatgaatatttatttttaaaaaagcaacaaaaacacaCCTTTACACGTCCATTGCCTAATGTATAAAACACAAGCCAACATTTATGTCGAACGCACATTTCTGGTAacatttaaaccaaaacaaacatttaaactctGAACCAGGGGTAGGCACCCGTGGTCCTGGAgttccacaatcctgcaggttttgtaggtatctctcAATCATCAATTGCTGCATACCTGGAACACATGGTAAGTCTAACCAATTAAGTCAATCAATTAGGGGCTTGGGTATAACAAAACCCAGAAGTGTCTGTGGCACTCCCGGATCAGGTGCCTACCCCTGCTCTAAATGATCAACACTCCTACTAAtaagcagcaaaaaaataaataaacaaaaaatacattgcataACTGGATAAAACTAAATTGAATCTTAAACATACCCATAATGTTTAATGACTACAGTTGGGAAGGTAATGCATTAAGCAGTACTATTAATGGCTTTGGCGGCAGGTAACTACTGCAGGGCTAGCTAAGCATATTGGTGCAGATTGGAGTGAAATTAATTACCCTAATGAGTTCATTAGTTTGCGTGGGCATTACCGTTCTAATTGTCATGCTTGGGGTGTTCAACCACTGAAGAAAAGATGAAGGGTTGTGTTGGGATTCAGAGAAGGCTTATTCTCAAATACACTGTTCtttttacagctatggccaaacattttgcttcacaaagttgaatgaaacctgctgaataatgttacgttaaagTACTGAGTGACATACCGCTTCATAGTTTTCGCCATACATGAAAAactaacattttgaaatccagcatgaaatactgtgctattattatggcttccggaagacttctgcaatatcattttgtagtttctttcattacatgatgttaaataaaagatccaaattatgttcatagagtttttattattattattattattattattattgcaatcctaaaattctaggtgatgcaaaacttttggccatgcaGGTAGCTGTACATCAATTTTGCATTTGTATATAAAGTCATGCGTTTCACTGTGTGATGCTACTGTGGATAAAAACATTAACTACTGAGCAATGAAAAAGATGTACACGAAGCACTAAACTACAGGCAATCAGATTCTAAGATTACCACGAAGGTTCAGAAAGGCCAGCTGTTGCCTAGAAGTGTAACTGGATTAACTGCTTAACATGAGCACAGTATGTCGCTTGAAGATTGAGCCTTTCCTCCAGGCAAAAAGGAAGAGGCAGCATTTTCACACGTGCAACACCTACTGAATGATGCAATGGACCAGTTTTACCAGCTACAGTAGACTTCAGCGACATGTGTAAAGGCCCTTAATAAAAGACAAGGTCAAATATCCACACGTAATGGCCCCTGCAAATGATATTGCATTTGATTATAAAATcgcaaaaatgtttttgtgtacgaagacatttttaaatagattataCTACAACACTATTTTTCATATTCCAAGGCGATGTTGAATCCTTAAAACCAAAATGTAATCctgtacagtaatactgtactactgttatggctgctggtagacttttgcaatttcttgctgtagtttctttgattacatgatggtaaataaaagatcgaaattatcttaattttgtgtttttttaaattttattcaagCTTAAAATTCTAGGACAGCTGTATATACTGGAACCTGGCAGAGATGTTCAATGAGGCATATAATCACTAccatctttttatttaaaactgccaCTTGTGCTGGCTGCAGTTATACAATGCCAAAAAAGGAAAGATCAAGCAGGTTTGGGTTACAACAAACTAGAACACCGGGCCAAAAAAAGAACGGAGAGAAATGTGTTTGTCTCACCTGTGTTGGCGTTGCTCCCGATACTGTTCATGGCAGACGGCACAGAAGTGGACACGTGGAAGGTCATGTGCCCGTTCTGCCCTGTGGTGGCTGGTTTGTCCTGCCACACATTGCCTGGGTCCATGATCTCAGACTGGCTGCCCATCCACTCGTCGGAGCCCTGCCGGGGGTGGTAGCCAgaagagaaagaggaggaggaagatgctCTGCCCAAGTAGCCAGTGGAAAGGTGCTCCTCCAGGTGATTGAGCCACATGGCTAGGGTGGTGCGGTCCTCCACGGTCGTGGCTGGGTGGATCAGGGCGTAGGACAACAGCTGCCGGCTCTCCTCCACAAACAGGTTGCTCTCGATGGTGTAGCTGAGCACTTTCTGAAGCAGCTTCATGTATTCGTCCTTAGCCTCAGCATTGTGGGGCTGCAGCAGCGGCAGGTGGGAGAGCAACTGAGAGACCACCTTCTCCTTGGGCTCCTGGTACCACTGGCTGACGATCGCTGGGGGACCGGAGAAGAAAGAGGAATCAAATCGGGGTGAGGGTTATAATCACCTATCCGCTAGGTTCGTTTTAATGTTGAATAAATAGATTGATTGTATTTGCTGATAATTTCAATTTTTATGGTTGTTTTCAGGTAACACTTTAGAATTATAAACAAGCTCTGACAGcagaatgtgtgttatttgtgCATTGTTTACCCTTATCTTTTTATGcagtcaataatatatatatatatatatatatatatatatatatatatatatatatatatatatatatatatatatatatatatatgagcaacTATGAATATGATTATTTTTGCTACCAAATACATCAAGCACTgtttttga
The sequence above is drawn from the Polyodon spathula isolate WHYD16114869_AA chromosome 35, ASM1765450v1, whole genome shotgun sequence genome and encodes:
- the LOC121303880 gene encoding protein Smaug homolog 2-like isoform X1 → MMFRDQVGILTDWFKGWNECEQTVALLSLLKRVTRTQARFLQICLEHSLSDCTEIHILEAEANNAAIVSQWYQEPKEKVVSQLLSHLPLLQPHNAEAKDEYMKLLQKVLSYTIESNLFVEESRQLLSYALIHPATTVEDRTTLAMWLNHLEEHLSTGYLGRASSSSSFSSGYHPRQGSDEWMGSQSEIMDPGNVWQDKPATTGQNGHMTFHVSTSVPSAMNSIGSNANTVLTSQIHPSPLKRSMSLVPTSLQVSGGDWTSQEDLGIRGSYVSSDHAPLSPQSSVASSGSEQTEDQGMGRNTFQEEGSGMRDVPTWLKSLRLHKYAALFSQMTYEEMMTLTEHHLESQVWNVTKGARHKIALSIQKLRERQSVLKSLEKDILEGGNLRNALQELQQIIITPIKVHSTPQASQKEADSASQAPQKGGKQGEDKDQATEGFQSQNPSPCDAEPSAAPIHEGDIAGQFTRVMGKVCTQLLVSRPDEENISCYLQLIEKCLTHEAFTETQKKRLVSWKQQVLKLLRMFPRKTMLDMPGYRQKGWAYGSNSLPTAGSVGAGLGRRGQRQFQMPPRGLPPSRMGLLSPAGIGGASPRHTLTSPALGGQGRQSLWFANPGGSNSMPSQSRSSVQRTHSLPVHTSPQAMLMFQQPECQVPGTDLEINPTLESLCLSMTEHALGDGMDRTSTI
- the LOC121303880 gene encoding protein Smaug homolog 2-like isoform X3, with amino-acid sequence MKLLQKVLSYTIESNLFVEESRQLLSYALIHPATTVEDRTTLAMWLNHLEEHLSTGYLGRASSSSSFSSGYHPRQGSDEWMGSQSEIMDPGNVWQDKPATTGQNGHMTFHVSTSVPSAMNSIGSNANTVLTSQIHPSPLKRSMSLVPTSLQVSGGDWTSQEDLGIRGSYVSSDHAPLSPQSSVASSGSEQTEDQGMGRNTFQEEGSGMRDVPTWLKSLRLHKYAALFSQMTYEEMMTLTEHHLESQVWNVTKGARHKIALSIQKLRERQSVLKSLEKDILEGGNLRNALQELQQIIITPIKVHSTPQASQKEADSASQAPQKGGKQGEDKDQATEGFQSQNPSPCDAEPSAAPIHEGDIAGQFTRVMGKVCTQLLVSRPDEENISCYLQLIEKCLTHEAFTETQKKRLVSWKQQVLKLLRMFPRKTMLDMPGYRQKGWAYGSNSLPTAGSVGAGLGRRGQRQFQMPPRGLPPSRMGLLSPAGIGGASPRHTLTSPALGGQGRQSLWFANPGGSNSMPSQSRSSVQRTHSLPVHTSPQAMLMFQQPECQVPGTDLEINPTLESLCLSMTEHALGDGMDRTSTI
- the LOC121303880 gene encoding protein Smaug homolog 2-like isoform X2; amino-acid sequence: MMFRDQVGILTDWFKGWNECEQTVALLSLLKRVTRTQARFLQICLEHSLSDCTEIHILEAEANNAAIVSQWYQEPKEKVVSQLLSHLPLLQPHNAEAKDEYMKLLQKVLSYTIESNLFVEESRQLLSYALIHPATTVEDRTTLAMWLNHLEEHLSTGYLGRASSSSSFSSGYHPRQGSDEWMGSQSEIMDPGNVWQDKPATTGQNGHMTFHVSTSVPSAMNSIGSNANTVLTSQIHPSPLKRSMSLVPTSLQVSGGDWTSQEDLGIRGSYVSSDHAPLSPQSSVASSGSEQTEDQGMGRNTFQEEGSGMRDVPTWLKSLRLHKYAALFSQMTYEEMMTLTEHHLESQNVTKGARHKIALSIQKLRERQSVLKSLEKDILEGGNLRNALQELQQIIITPIKVHSTPQASQKEADSASQAPQKGGKQGEDKDQATEGFQSQNPSPCDAEPSAAPIHEGDIAGQFTRVMGKVCTQLLVSRPDEENISCYLQLIEKCLTHEAFTETQKKRLVSWKQQVLKLLRMFPRKTMLDMPGYRQKGWAYGSNSLPTAGSVGAGLGRRGQRQFQMPPRGLPPSRMGLLSPAGIGGASPRHTLTSPALGGQGRQSLWFANPGGSNSMPSQSRSSVQRTHSLPVHTSPQAMLMFQQPECQVPGTDLEINPTLESLCLSMTEHALGDGMDRTSTI